The genomic interval AATCATTGAAAGACGCATGAAGAAACAAGGTGCAAGAGCAGTTACCGAGGTCCTCGTGAAGTGGTTGGGGTTGCCGACTGAAGAAAATACTTGGGAACTACTATGGCGTCTACAAGgcctttacccacaccttgtgggcaaggtgctgtgATGGGAGGGAGTTGTCATGAACCGGCGGCTGGCATTGGGACAAGAAGCGAAGAACCCTAGAGTAGAGAAACTAATGGGCGTTGAATTGGAAGTGAGAAGTGGAAGTTGAAGTGTTAAGTGCATAACTCGGAATGACGACGTAAGAAGGAAAGGGAAACGGTGCGTAGCGAGGTCCTGAAGGCAGAGTCGGTGTGCGTGCGTTTTGAATTAAGCATGGGTGCGTGcgttttatgttatattttcagcgtTTAATAACTgttaaacgcaccgtttgagTTGGAAGACTTCAAACGGTGCGTTGGGGCAATGCTGGGAGTAAAAACCTGGGCATTACAGAGTGAAGGGAATTGGAATATTGAGTCTGTCATTTTGACAATTATAGTCAGTGAAGTTAGTTTATCATTATGAGAGTTAGTTACAAGTGAGAGAAAATGTAAGCATAAAGGTGAATGTGAGTGGAGAGGAACGGCATTGAAGAATCTTATTGTAAGGGAATTTTATTGTAAGGAGGTTGGGAGCCCTCGAAGCACTCCCGTAGCAATACAAACTCTCATAgtttttttatcaaacatcttCCGTGCACTCTGCTCTTTCCCTTGCAGCAACCATCTTCAGCATATTCATCTTCCTCCATTACATACACTCATCTTCCAGGTTCTTGACAACGAACCAAATCAATGTGGGTATCAATGAACCAGATCAGAAGTAGGAAGACGAAGAAGGAGCACGAACACACAAGATCCAGACGAACACGAACCCGATCAACCAACAATCCACATGAAAGCTAGACGAAATCCACTCTAAAAGCTAGACAGTGAGCTCTGTTTCaatgtttttcaaattttctattttgagcGCAAGGCGggtgttttctttcctttgttatttttctctttttatcagCTGACGTTGCGTCAGCGACTCCCCACCGTTTGCGCCAAGTGACTATACGTAGaagaattttttgtattttattaggATAGATTCCGATTTTAGGTAACTTTAAAAGTCAGGCTACAAAGGCTTGGCTGAGCACCAAGGTTGAGTACAAGGTGTTGGCCAATATAACAGCTAAAATTCATTGGCTTCAATCCTTACTCTAGGAACTTGGTATTAAACTCTCACAACCCCCTATCTTATGGTATGACAACATAAGAGCATGCAATGTATTTGTCAACAAATCTAGTTTTCCATGCTCGTACAAAGCATGTATAAATTGATTTTCACTTTGTCAGGGACATGGTTGCCAAGAAACTCATTGAGACTAAGTTTCTGTCTCCTAGCAGATATCTTTACCGAGCCCCATTTTCATAGACTTTACAACAATCCATTCCAAGCTCAATGTAGTTTCCACTACTTTGGACTTGCAGGGGATGTTAAGGATAAAGAATCCGACCGTGATAAGTCATCCAAGTTTAGAAGATATGTTCAATTAGACTTTGTTATGTTTTCCATTGTAACAGACTCTTAATAGAACTTTGTAAAGTTCCTATGTTAATAACACATGCCACACGTTATTCTGTGTGGTTGATATTTACTCAACAATCTCCAACATTGATTAGCTGAATATTTGGAATGTCGTAAAAGAAGCTGTTGGCAACTAATGAAAGAAGCAAATCCCATTTTAccaattgcaaaaaaaaaatatatatataattaatgaatgaaaagagAGCACAGCCTGCTGACTTTGAACAGAGGTTCTGATCATAGTGAAGGTTTCCTAGTAGCCTGCATGATACCCTCTACTCTTATTGCTCTCCCAGCTTTATACCACTAACCAAAGTTTTGGCTGTTTTGCTTTATGGTAAAAACAATTTCATTGCTAATGGTGTATATCGTAACACATGATTGGCATTGCACATTTTGGCATactcatggaaaaaaaaaatcatggagaCGCTTTATCTGTGTCAATGTTTTAGAATCGATGgagatgatcatgcatgcagaCTTCATTTACATGATCATTATAATACAAAACGCCCAAAAAAACTTTGTTTACAATAAAACCACATCAGACTggcaaaacaagaagaaaaggaaacacCAAAGTAAGATTTTATTCATAGGCCAATAATTGCGCAAATCTAGATACAGGTGAGTGTTGGTATAATAAGCCTCTTTGCAGACAAGCCAAATGGCATTATTTGGAAATCATCATTACATTGTCTATAGCACTACAGGAAGTGAAAAGCATCAAAACCTCCTAGTTATTGTGCATATAAATGCTTTATACAATAGAGTATATTTCTCACATTGTACTATTTTGTGTAGAGCTCAGACTTGGATAACCTTGGAGTTGGAATTGCAATGGTTGGATTCTTCTTCTTGGTAATAACACCGAAAGTGTCAGAAAATTCTATCTCTGAACCTTGTGGCAATTTCCACTCATAAGAATGCAAAAGTGAAGCCAAGATGTATTTGAGTGTCCTTTCCCCTAGTGCAAGCCCTGCACATATTCTTCTCCCTGACCCAAATGGAAGATACTTAAAATTGTTGCCCGAATAATCAAACCTACCATAAGCATTATTTAGAAACCTCTCAGGTTTAAATTCCAATGGATTGTCCCAATACTTTGTATCCCTCTGTATAGCCCAAATATGCAGGAAAATACTAGAACCTTTGGGTACATGGTACCCTCCAATGATGCTAGATTCACTTGGAGTACGAAGTAATAGGAAAGGACCAGGTGGGTGCAAACGTAAGGCCTCTTTAATAACCGCTTCTAAATAATGTAATTTGGGCAAATGAGATTCTTCAACTAAGTTGTCCAAACCCACGATTTCTGTTAATTCTTCAGTGACCTTTCTCATTATCTCTGGATGCTTCAATAACCTTGCCATCACCCATTCCGACATGGTCGTTGTGGTATCGGATGCTCCTATCACTATGTCCTATTTAAACAAGAGTAAGGTGATCAGCtcaacagaaaattgaaaaacaaacaaaaaaaccaaaataaagtttGGATGTCTATGaattagttaaagttattaATGGCAAAATCAACCCCACCTGTTCGGCTCTAAAGTACCAATCaaacacaaaagtaaaaaagcAATGCGCGCGCGtgcgcacacacatatatatatatatatacttacaaaaacCAAGGCCTTGATTTGGGTCATGCTCATTGATGGTGCACCGTCGTCCTGCTCACTTAGTTCCAAGAGAACTTGCAAAAAGTCCTTTTGTTCTGTCTTTGTCGTTCCCTCTTCTTTGGCTTTGGCCAAACTCTTGATCTGTTTGTCAATGGCATAATCAAGTACTCCATCAATGGTTTCAGAAATTCTCTTTGCTTTCCTTCTGATCCCTTGTAAATCAAACCTTGCTAAAGCCGGGAAAAGGTCCGAAACATTTGGTTTTCCGAGAATCATCACTAATTCCGCAAAGATATGCTTAAACTCTGCTCCAAACTTAGCCCCTTCCTCTCCACGTAACGTGCCACCCCACAACATGTTCATAATGGCATTCATCACCGTTATAAACGCCAGGTCCCCTAAATCTATATGGGTGCCTTTTTTGTCGTACACATTTCTAATGGTGTTCCTTACCTCTTCTCTTCGTAAAGGGAAGGTACTATCAAGATTTGCTGGACTTAGCATCTCTCTCACAAACATCTTCCGCAACATCTTCCAGTCAGCACCATGGGGGGAAAAAGCAATATCGACTGCCCCGTATGTGACGGTACGTGCAACTGTGTTAGCGTCACGGTTGGAAAATATTACGTCATGGTCACGAACAACTTCTTTAACTAGCGAGGGTGAGCTAATCACAACGCACAATTTATTTGCAAGCCAAATCTTGTAGATGGGGCCATAGATCTCATACAGTTGCTCAAATTTTGTATGAAGTTCTGTACCTACAAACGGAAGGTACCCGACTATTGGCAAGCCACGGGGACCTGGTGGCAATGGAGGTACTGCAgcctttctttgtttcttgatGGCCCATAGCAACCATAACACTGCAAATGTACCGATCAAAACAGTGAGAGTTGAGCTAGAAAATCTCTCGTCACTAGCATAGGACCTCCACCATCCCATCGCAGAAGCtgcattcaagtgttgggcgatgtgaaaaaaaaatggtcaaaaatcaaaattaggAAGATGTATGTGATGTTTGTTGGGTTGAAGCATGGCCTGGAAagcaaggaagaagaaggaacgAGACCTATCGGTGGAAGTCAAGTATGTATAGATATTTCGTTACGGAGAATCGAAgtattagatttataaaaacttctcataaaataatGCTCACATATTACTGTGGTTACAGTGTTAATTTACCATTGATTAGTGGGATGGAAATCACATGGGCACTTACAGTACTTTGAGTCATATGGGCTACCTCTTTttctcccaatttttttttttttttttaattttctttcagcTTTTTACAATTAAATTCTCGTAACCTGCACTACCTTTACAATTTAATAATCAAatagactttgaaatattttgtttgggtCTAATATTGGGTTGGATTCTTGTTTAGTACTATAGTtttgtgtgcatatatatacacgtgACGTAGGTCAGGGTGagaatattttatctcattttattattataatctttttaaaacttttatataaaatataataagtaatttaatttttttaaatcttaaaataataataatattaaaaattaatattttattcaacttttatctgaaaccatctcatctcatttcatctcattatccaaatcacAATACATCAATCTTTTTTACCTGTATATTGCTCAATCTTAATTTGACTATTTTAATTAGACGAGTCAAATATATCAATCTTGATTGGACTCATTATAGTAAATAGATGCATGGTGTGCTGTAATTATGTGtataatttgtttaataaaatatgcatgccactaaaaaagaaatgattatgtTGAATTAATACAAACAAATTAAGTTATATCAATCCGTTTTgaattctttaatttaaatggATTGAATTGAacttattaacataattttatatcttaaaaaaaaaacataattgtttcaaaaaatatatgtacgtacgtattcaaaacaaaatcaatttgaaGATTGATGCCCATAACCAAATTAATTTGTATACATTTCCAACTTCTGATCAGCACTTATCTAAATTCCAAGCAAAATGGAATTGTGATCCCATAAAATTCATCtaaatgaacaaataaataaaaaaccatatTCCACGAATCCATTCCAACGTACATGACTATCTAGTTATAAACTTCAAATTACTGAGAGTTTTAGTAACCTGGTCTTAGAGctttaaaaattgtttaattATACAGATTGTTCAAGTGAAGCACGTTGCCAAGATATTGATATGTTTATAATCGTTTTGAACAGATCAGTTGGCCCATTGAAGCCAAATTTTGTTACAATAAGTATCATGTACTAAAAAATTGCCAACCTTATAGCTAATAATTCCATGGGTCAGAAGCAAATTTTGTGCCAGCTAGAGCATTTTTCGGTATGTCTTGTGAGCTTGTTAGAAAGAAATTAACTGATCTGGTCATGAGGTGAAACGTACGGGTTTAATTAGGAGgccatatatattaactatatacaaCGAAAGAGCAGTAATAATATAGAGACGTCATGTGGTATTTTTCGAGGGATTAATATCTAGCTACCTTTATGATTAGTGATTAATGTAAAAAGATATTGAATACCATGATAATTGAGTATTATTACGGAGGATTCAAAAAGATAATGACATttgaggaaatatatatatatatagttttagaacTGATGAATCATGAAGAGATCTTACAAGTTGGAACTTTGGACGAATATCACAGCTTGATCTTTGAGAACCTCAAGATTC from Juglans regia cultivar Chandler chromosome 2, Walnut 2.0, whole genome shotgun sequence carries:
- the LOC109010366 gene encoding flavonoid 3'-monooxygenase CYP75B137-like; amino-acid sequence: MGWWRSYASDERFSSSTLTVLIGTFAVLWLLWAIKKQRKAAVPPLPPGPRGLPIVGYLPFVGTELHTKFEQLYEIYGPIYKIWLANKLCVVISSPSLVKEVVRDHDVIFSNRDANTVARTVTYGAVDIAFSPHGADWKMLRKMFVREMLSPANLDSTFPLRREEVRNTIRNVYDKKGTHIDLGDLAFITVMNAIMNMLWGGTLRGEEGAKFGAEFKHIFAELVMILGKPNVSDLFPALARFDLQGIRRKAKRISETIDGVLDYAIDKQIKSLAKAKEEGTTKTEQKDFLQVLLELSEQDDGAPSMSMTQIKALVFDIVIGASDTTTTMSEWVMARLLKHPEIMRKVTEELTEIVGLDNLVEESHLPKLHYLEAVIKEALRLHPPGPFLLLRTPSESSIIGGYHVPKGSSIFLHIWAIQRDTKYWDNPLEFKPERFLNNAYGRFDYSGNNFKYLPFGSGRRICAGLALGERTLKYILASLLHSYEWKLPQGSEIEFSDTFGVITKKKNPTIAIPTPRLSKSELYTK